The following proteins are co-located in the Sulfitobacter guttiformis genome:
- a CDS encoding FAD binding domain-containing protein, translating into MKSFEYERAGSVADATKAAAVDGATIIAGGTNLIDLMKLEVMSPDTLVDINRLDLHDISVDEHGGLRIGALVTNSALAANEIVRRDYEVLARALLAGASGQLRNKATTGGNLLQRTRCAYFYDTAMPCNKRAPGTGCQARDGFNRILAVLGTSDHCIATHPSDMAVAMMALDASVEVQASDGDLRTIALGDLYCLPGSTPEIETVLAAGDLITAVTLPKPKGGRHIYRKVRDRSSYAFALVSVAAVVKMNDNEIEDIALAFGGLAPKPWRNPSVEGALKGQVPSPELFDEAADILLANATGYGANDFKIPLTRRTLKAVLKAATEANQ; encoded by the coding sequence ATGAAATCATTTGAGTATGAACGTGCCGGATCTGTTGCGGACGCAACAAAGGCTGCTGCTGTAGACGGTGCAACGATCATCGCGGGTGGCACCAACTTGATTGATCTGATGAAACTTGAGGTGATGTCGCCCGACACATTGGTTGATATCAACCGGTTGGATCTTCACGATATATCTGTTGATGAACATGGCGGGCTGCGGATCGGGGCGCTTGTCACGAACAGCGCACTCGCCGCGAACGAAATTGTCAGACGTGATTACGAGGTTCTCGCGCGCGCCTTGCTTGCCGGTGCGTCAGGACAGTTGAGAAATAAGGCTACCACGGGAGGTAACTTACTCCAACGGACGCGTTGCGCCTACTTCTACGACACTGCAATGCCTTGTAACAAGCGCGCTCCCGGAACTGGGTGTCAGGCGCGGGACGGTTTCAATCGCATTCTTGCCGTGCTCGGAACCAGCGATCATTGTATTGCCACCCATCCGTCCGACATGGCGGTCGCTATGATGGCACTCGACGCCTCGGTTGAGGTGCAAGCGTCAGATGGTGATCTGCGTACCATCGCGTTGGGTGATTTATACTGCTTGCCGGGTAGCACGCCCGAAATCGAAACAGTCCTTGCAGCAGGGGATTTGATCACGGCGGTTACATTGCCCAAGCCTAAGGGAGGAAGGCATATTTATCGCAAGGTAAGGGATCGTTCTTCCTATGCTTTCGCACTGGTGTCTGTCGCAGCTGTCGTGAAGATGAACGACAACGAAATCGAAGATATAGCACTGGCCTTTGGCGGTCTTGCGCCAAAGCCATGGCGCAACCCATCTGTCGAGGGCGCGCTAAAAGGACAGGTGCCATCACCTGAGCTATTCGATGAAGCTGCTGACATATTACTGGCGAATGCTACCGGATACGGCGCAAACGATTTTAAAATTCCACTAACACGACGCACACTAAAAGCCGTGCTAAAGGCCGCTACGGAGGCAAACCAATGA
- a CDS encoding 2Fe-2S iron-sulfur cluster-binding protein, which yields MTRSTSLSINGKDHHVDVDNRTTLLDLLRHNLNLTGTKKGCDHGQCGACTILVNGQRINSCLTLACMHDGDEITTIEGLGTPDDMSPLQRSFVKNDGFQCGYCTAGQICSATAMLEEVKAGWPSNVSASLAGVSDLSDEEISERMSGNLCRCSAYTGIVNAIREAAEERGQ from the coding sequence ATGACGCGCAGCACATCCCTTTCGATCAACGGCAAAGATCATCACGTCGATGTTGATAACCGGACCACTCTACTGGATCTGTTACGTCATAATCTGAATTTAACAGGCACCAAAAAAGGCTGCGACCATGGTCAGTGTGGCGCCTGTACGATCTTGGTGAACGGGCAACGCATCAACTCCTGCCTCACGCTTGCTTGCATGCATGACGGCGATGAAATTACCACGATCGAAGGTTTGGGCACCCCTGATGATATGTCCCCGTTGCAGCGGTCATTCGTCAAAAACGACGGTTTTCAATGCGGCTACTGTACGGCGGGCCAGATATGTTCAGCGACCGCGATGTTGGAGGAGGTCAAAGCCGGATGGCCGTCTAATGTGTCTGCATCTTTGGCGGGGGTATCCGACCTATCTGATGAAGAAATCTCGGAGCGGATGAGTGGAAATTTGTGCCGGTGCTCGGCGTACACAGGAATCGTAAACGCTATCCGTGAAGCCGCAGAGGAGAGGGGTCAATGA
- a CDS encoding SulP family inorganic anion transporter, translated as MDPELARYLPILKWGRGYTSTALSNDLVAALIVTVMLIPQSLAYALLAGLPPEAGLYASIVPIMLYAVFGTSRALAVGPVAVVSLMTAAALSNIVEQGTMGYAVAALSLAGLSGVILLVMGLFRLGFIANFLSHPVIAGFITASGIIIAASQLKHILGINAQGHNLFELIISLVAHLSEINWITASIGILATVFLFWVRKGLKPLLQSFGVPSSATDVLVKTGPVFVVVATTLFVWGLDLADKGVKIVGVVPQSLPPLTLPSFSPDLLGQLLLPAFLISIIGFVESISVAQTLAAKKRQRIDPDQELIGLGAANIGASLTGGFPVTGGFSRSVVNFDAGADTPAAGAFTAIGLAIAALALTPLIFFLPIATLAATIIVAVLSLVDFSILKRSWTYSKADFLAVLATILVTLALGVEVGVSTGVALSVLLHLYKSSKPHIAEVGQVPGTEHFRNILRHDVITDPSIVTLRIDESLYFANARYLEDKIHNRVAGDKNIRHVILQCSAINEIDLSALESLEAINERLGEMNVQLHLSEVKGPVMDRLKRGHFLAHLTGKVFLSQFEAVREVGSGAALNNTPG; from the coding sequence ATGGATCCCGAACTAGCGCGTTATCTGCCTATTCTGAAATGGGGGCGCGGGTACACCAGCACCGCATTGTCCAATGATTTAGTTGCCGCGTTAATTGTGACGGTTATGCTGATACCGCAATCTCTGGCCTATGCGCTTCTCGCTGGGCTGCCGCCGGAGGCCGGGCTTTATGCTTCCATTGTGCCGATCATGCTCTACGCTGTTTTCGGGACCAGCCGCGCACTGGCTGTTGGTCCTGTGGCGGTCGTATCCTTGATGACTGCCGCGGCGCTGAGTAATATCGTTGAGCAAGGCACCATGGGATACGCGGTTGCAGCCTTGTCGCTGGCCGGATTATCCGGCGTCATACTCTTGGTCATGGGGCTGTTTCGATTAGGTTTTATCGCGAACTTTCTGTCGCATCCGGTCATCGCAGGGTTCATCACGGCATCGGGCATCATTATCGCTGCCAGCCAGCTGAAACATATCCTCGGCATCAATGCGCAGGGGCATAACCTTTTTGAGCTGATCATCTCGCTCGTGGCGCATCTGTCCGAGATCAACTGGATCACCGCCAGTATCGGCATTCTCGCCACTGTTTTTTTGTTTTGGGTGCGCAAGGGCTTAAAACCTTTGCTTCAAAGTTTTGGTGTTCCGTCTTCCGCAACAGACGTTCTGGTAAAAACCGGCCCTGTGTTTGTTGTCGTCGCGACTACTCTTTTTGTTTGGGGGCTGGATCTGGCCGATAAGGGCGTCAAAATCGTGGGCGTAGTACCGCAAAGCTTGCCACCGCTGACACTCCCTTCGTTTTCGCCTGATCTTTTAGGGCAACTTCTTTTACCTGCCTTTCTTATTTCGATCATTGGCTTTGTGGAATCCATTTCGGTGGCGCAAACCCTTGCCGCCAAAAAACGCCAACGGATCGATCCGGATCAGGAGTTGATCGGCCTTGGCGCTGCCAACATCGGCGCGTCGTTGACTGGTGGTTTTCCGGTGACGGGCGGCTTCTCGCGGTCGGTCGTCAACTTTGACGCAGGCGCCGACACACCCGCAGCGGGCGCGTTTACCGCAATAGGATTGGCAATCGCGGCCCTCGCGCTCACTCCGCTGATATTCTTCCTGCCCATAGCGACATTGGCTGCAACGATCATCGTCGCGGTGCTCAGCCTCGTTGATTTCTCGATCCTGAAGCGCAGCTGGACTTATTCCAAGGCCGATTTTTTGGCTGTTCTGGCTACTATTCTGGTCACCCTTGCACTGGGCGTCGAGGTGGGGGTCTCAACCGGGGTGGCTCTGTCTGTGCTGCTGCATCTTTATAAATCGTCAAAGCCGCATATTGCCGAAGTCGGTCAGGTTCCTGGAACGGAGCATTTCCGCAATATCTTGCGTCACGATGTGATCACAGACCCGAGCATTGTTACCCTTCGGATCGACGAGAGCCTCTACTTTGCAAATGCCCGCTATCTTGAGGACAAGATTCACAACCGTGTCGCCGGAGATAAAAATATCCGTCACGTTATCCTCCAATGTTCCGCAATTAATGAAATCGATCTGAGTGCGCTGGAGTCGTTAGAGGCCATCAATGAGCGGTTGGGGGAAATGAACGTTCAACTCCATTTATCTGAAGTCAAAGGTCCGGTAATGGACCGTTTGAAGCGCGGACACTTCCTTGCACATCTGACAGGCAAAGTATTCCTCTCCCAATTTGAGGCAGTCAGGGAGGTCGGATCAGGGGCGGCTTTGAACAATACTCCCGGCTGA
- a CDS encoding bifunctional protein tyrosine phosphatase family protein/NAD(P)/FAD-dependent oxidoreductase, with protein MRMKQLTGELSVSDQIMPADMQAIKDAGFRAIVCNRPDGEGPDQPTFAQIEKAAGKLGIDALYVPIVSGKLADADIAVFDAALAKLPGPVLAYCRTGTRSATLWSLEQSGKRSLADILSATKAAGYDMGGIVRRIVNGGMTPTDTGGASYEVVIVGAGAGGIAAAASLKSRKPGLEIAIIDPADIHYYQPGWTMVGGGIFAAEETSRTMGSLIPKDVHWIKAAVAAFEPENNAIILEGCRVVKYGRLIVCPGIKLDWDSVEGLVETLGQNGVTSNYRYDLAPYTWQLVERMKQGRAIFTQPPMPIKCAGAPQKAMYLSGDAWHRRGVLDNIDIEFNTAGGVLFGVKDYVPALMEYVKKYDASLNFFHNLIAIDGAAQKAWFDVSKPDTPVERVEMEFDMMHVCPPQTAPDFIRVSALADAAGWIDVDQATLRHKTYDNIWSLGDVMNAPNAKTMAAARIQAPVVAENIIADMRGGNPVAQYNGYGSCPLTVERGKIVLAEFGYGGVLLPSFPKVVIDGTKATRAAWFLKEKILPPVYWKGMLKGREWLAKPEKIAVE; from the coding sequence ATGCGAATGAAACAGCTTACCGGTGAATTGTCCGTCAGCGACCAGATCATGCCGGCCGATATGCAAGCCATCAAAGATGCAGGTTTTCGCGCAATCGTCTGCAACCGGCCTGACGGTGAAGGACCGGATCAGCCGACCTTTGCACAAATAGAGAAGGCAGCCGGAAAGCTCGGCATTGACGCACTCTATGTGCCGATTGTTTCAGGTAAATTAGCGGATGCCGATATAGCAGTATTTGATGCCGCATTAGCCAAATTGCCTGGTCCTGTTCTTGCTTATTGCCGCACGGGCACCCGCTCGGCCACGCTCTGGTCGTTGGAGCAATCGGGAAAGCGGAGCCTCGCGGATATACTCTCTGCGACCAAGGCCGCCGGATATGATATGGGCGGTATTGTCCGCCGGATCGTCAATGGCGGCATGACCCCGACCGATACGGGCGGCGCCAGCTATGAGGTTGTTATTGTCGGCGCAGGGGCAGGCGGGATCGCCGCTGCGGCCAGTCTAAAGTCGCGCAAACCCGGCCTTGAAATTGCGATTATTGATCCAGCGGATATTCATTACTATCAGCCCGGCTGGACAATGGTGGGCGGCGGTATATTTGCCGCCGAGGAAACATCGCGTACGATGGGGTCGCTGATCCCGAAAGATGTTCATTGGATCAAGGCAGCGGTTGCAGCGTTCGAGCCCGAGAATAATGCCATCATTCTTGAGGGGTGCCGTGTCGTAAAATATGGCCGCCTGATTGTGTGTCCGGGTATCAAGCTTGACTGGGACAGTGTGGAGGGGTTGGTTGAAACGCTTGGCCAAAATGGGGTCACGTCCAATTACCGCTATGATCTGGCGCCCTATACATGGCAGCTTGTAGAGAGAATGAAGCAAGGGCGTGCGATCTTTACGCAGCCCCCTATGCCGATAAAATGCGCAGGAGCACCACAAAAGGCGATGTATCTGTCAGGTGATGCGTGGCACAGGCGCGGCGTTCTCGATAACATAGATATCGAGTTTAACACTGCAGGTGGGGTGCTCTTCGGGGTTAAGGATTATGTCCCGGCGTTGATGGAATACGTAAAGAAATATGACGCTAGCCTAAACTTCTTTCACAATCTGATTGCAATCGATGGCGCGGCTCAAAAGGCGTGGTTTGATGTTTCCAAACCCGATACTCCGGTGGAGCGCGTAGAGATGGAATTTGACATGATGCATGTCTGTCCACCCCAAACCGCACCAGATTTTATTCGTGTGTCCGCCCTTGCGGATGCCGCAGGATGGATTGATGTGGATCAGGCCACTTTGCGTCACAAAACCTATGATAACATCTGGTCACTGGGAGATGTAATGAACGCTCCAAATGCCAAGACGATGGCAGCGGCACGTATTCAAGCGCCTGTTGTCGCGGAGAATATCATAGCCGACATGCGTGGAGGAAACCCTGTGGCGCAATATAACGGCTATGGATCATGCCCGTTAACTGTGGAGCGTGGCAAGATTGTCTTGGCCGAATTCGGCTATGGCGGGGTGTTATTGCCAAGCTTTCCCAAGGTGGTCATCGACGGCACGAAGGCGACCCGCGCGGCGTGGTTCCTGAAGGAAAAGATCCTGCCACCTGTTTATTGGAAAGGCATGCTCAAAGGACGAGAATGGTTGGCGAAACCAGAAAAAATCGCGGTCGAATAG
- a CDS encoding MBL fold metallo-hydrolase: MTYPVDMSVKADVSAHFDEATNTITYIVKDPDSDHCAVIDSVMDIDYAAGRITYVAADKLIAEIQERGLVVDWIIETHVHADHLSAAPYIQDKLGGKIGVGEKIMVVQETFGKVFNEGTEFQRDGSQFDALFKDGDTYMIGGMQAFAMYTPGHTPACMVHVVGNAAFAGDTLFMPDGGSARADFPGGDAGELFDSIMKVLSLPDEMRLFMCHDYGPNGRAIQWETTVAAQKSDNIHVGGGKTREDFIKFRTERDAQLSVPKLIIPSLQVNMRAGHMPTDKDGRPMLKTPINGF; encoded by the coding sequence ATGACTTATCCGGTAGACATGTCGGTAAAAGCGGACGTTTCAGCCCACTTCGACGAGGCAACAAACACGATTACCTATATCGTGAAGGACCCAGACAGCGACCACTGTGCTGTGATCGATAGCGTCATGGACATTGATTACGCCGCAGGACGGATCACCTACGTCGCAGCAGATAAATTGATTGCGGAAATCCAGGAGCGTGGACTGGTCGTTGACTGGATCATCGAAACCCACGTTCACGCCGATCACCTCAGTGCAGCGCCCTATATTCAGGACAAGCTGGGCGGCAAAATCGGTGTCGGCGAAAAAATCATGGTGGTTCAGGAAACCTTCGGCAAAGTGTTCAACGAAGGGACCGAATTCCAGCGCGACGGGTCCCAGTTCGACGCATTGTTCAAAGACGGCGATACCTATATGATCGGCGGTATGCAGGCCTTCGCCATGTACACGCCCGGCCACACACCGGCGTGCATGGTACACGTTGTCGGAAATGCTGCGTTTGCGGGTGATACCCTGTTTATGCCGGATGGCGGGTCAGCGCGCGCGGACTTCCCCGGTGGTGATGCAGGCGAGCTTTTTGACAGCATCATGAAGGTTCTGTCACTGCCCGACGAGATGCGCCTTTTCATGTGCCACGATTATGGCCCCAACGGCCGTGCGATCCAGTGGGAAACCACGGTAGCAGCCCAAAAATCCGACAATATTCATGTTGGCGGCGGCAAAACCCGCGAAGATTTCATTAAATTCCGAACCGAACGTGATGCCCAACTTAGTGTTCCGAAACTCATCATTCCATCGCTACAGGTGAATATGCGGGCCGGACACATGCCAACCGATAAAGACGGCAGGCCCATGCTGAAAACGCCGATCAATGGATTTTGA
- a CDS encoding DUF6691 family protein: protein MRIILSYFIGLIFGTGISISGMANPAKVINFFDIAGMWDPSLAFVMGGALLVTFIGYRIVLKRPSPLLQSSFEVPTRRDLDLSLIGGSAVFGIGWGIAGFCPGGALPALGTGRTEVFIFVAALVAGIFAAKKMQAMISDRAPAQA, encoded by the coding sequence ATGCGTATCATCCTCTCGTATTTCATCGGCCTTATTTTTGGCACCGGTATTTCTATTTCGGGCATGGCAAATCCCGCAAAGGTCATCAATTTCTTCGACATTGCGGGCATGTGGGATCCAAGCCTTGCGTTTGTGATGGGGGGTGCCTTGCTGGTCACCTTCATTGGTTACCGCATTGTTCTCAAACGTCCATCACCCCTTTTGCAGAGCAGTTTTGAGGTGCCTACACGCCGTGATCTTGATCTATCGTTGATCGGTGGGTCGGCGGTTTTCGGCATCGGTTGGGGTATTGCGGGGTTCTGCCCTGGTGGCGCGCTGCCCGCGCTGGGTACGGGACGCACAGAAGTTTTCATCTTTGTTGCGGCATTGGTTGCAGGGATTTTTGCGGCAAAAAAAATGCAGGCGATGATTTCAGATCGGGCACCTGCCCAAGCTTAA
- a CDS encoding YeeE/YedE family protein → MIETVFTPVQSLVGGALIGLAAVLLMATMGRVMGATGILAGVFHPVNLPDWSWRAAVLAGMISGPPLVALLTGQMPAVQVPTSATMLVVGGFIVGIGVTFGSGCTSGHGVCGMARLSPRSIVATLTFMVTTAITVYVIRHVLGA, encoded by the coding sequence ATGATAGAGACGGTTTTCACACCGGTTCAGTCGCTTGTTGGCGGGGCCCTGATCGGCCTTGCAGCCGTACTTTTGATGGCGACGATGGGCCGTGTCATGGGAGCGACAGGAATTCTTGCTGGCGTGTTCCACCCCGTAAATCTGCCGGACTGGTCATGGCGTGCCGCGGTGCTGGCGGGCATGATTTCGGGGCCGCCTTTAGTGGCGTTGCTGACAGGGCAAATGCCTGCGGTGCAGGTGCCGACTTCTGCGACAATGCTTGTGGTTGGCGGTTTTATTGTGGGGATAGGTGTTACATTTGGTTCGGGCTGTACATCGGGTCACGGTGTTTGCGGGATGGCGCGCCTGTCGCCACGCTCGATCGTCGCAACCCTCACTTTCATGGTTACTACTGCGATCACGGTTTATGTGATCCGCCACGTTTTGGGAGCCTGA
- a CDS encoding YgaP family membrane protein encodes MITNLGTVDRAFRLVLGIVLLALPFMSGLALFESVAATIVSVIAGLIMIGTSAMKFCPLYRIFGIRTCKV; translated from the coding sequence ATGATTACGAACCTTGGCACTGTTGATCGCGCATTTCGCCTGGTCCTAGGCATCGTCCTGCTGGCCCTACCGTTCATGAGCGGGCTTGCATTGTTTGAATCTGTGGCAGCTACGATTGTCTCGGTCATCGCTGGTCTGATCATGATAGGCACTTCAGCCATGAAGTTCTGCCCGCTGTACCGCATCTTTGGCATAAGAACGTGCAAAGTTTGA
- a CDS encoding Crp/Fnr family transcriptional regulator produces MNHDLQWLDRFAGLSRLDQSTKNLLLTRSEIVKVPENTTIFGPGNSPENMLFLLDGTVRVQQVSETGHEIVLYRIEAGQSCVLTTACLLAYEDYSAEGVTETAVEAAAIPRDVFDDLVAQSKPFRDFVFAAFSKRITDLFLIIDEVAFQRLDVRLADRLIKLSNNMDKVITTHQKLSVELGTAREVISRQLQEFQRRGWIEQARGSVSLLDRVQLEQLADHHA; encoded by the coding sequence ATGAACCATGATTTACAATGGCTTGACAGGTTTGCGGGATTGTCGCGGCTTGACCAGTCGACAAAGAACCTTCTGTTGACGCGAAGCGAAATCGTGAAGGTTCCGGAAAACACAACGATCTTTGGACCGGGCAACTCCCCCGAAAACATGTTGTTTCTTCTGGACGGCACCGTACGCGTTCAACAGGTGTCAGAGACGGGCCACGAGATAGTCCTTTACCGGATCGAGGCTGGCCAAAGCTGTGTGCTCACGACGGCCTGTTTGCTTGCGTATGAGGATTATTCCGCCGAAGGCGTTACTGAAACAGCCGTCGAGGCCGCTGCCATCCCACGCGATGTTTTTGATGATCTGGTCGCCCAATCCAAGCCCTTTCGGGATTTTGTTTTTGCAGCGTTTTCAAAAAGGATCACGGACCTGTTTTTGATAATCGACGAAGTCGCCTTCCAGCGCCTTGATGTGCGTCTTGCGGACAGGTTGATCAAGCTGTCGAACAATATGGACAAGGTGATCACGACGCACCAGAAACTCTCGGTCGAACTTGGAACAGCCCGCGAGGTGATATCGCGGCAACTTCAGGAATTTCAACGCCGCGGATGGATCGAGCAAGCACGCGGAAGTGTTAGCCTGCTTGATCGTGTGCAGCTCGAACAGCTCGCAGACCATCACGCATAA
- a CDS encoding RrF2 family transcriptional regulator, with the protein MKLTSYTNYAMRSLQLAALKSPDLVRIDDVAKIHNLSRPHVTKIVHELGKAGYLETVRGRNGGFRLARAADEIVIGEVVRITEGPLELVECFNPEKNTCPLIGICILSRKLHEATAAFLAVLDDLTVADITANRGRLLDRIAPLEVPRFGNSGQ; encoded by the coding sequence ATGAAGCTCACAAGCTACACAAACTACGCGATGCGTTCTTTGCAGCTTGCTGCGCTCAAATCGCCAGACCTCGTCCGGATTGATGATGTGGCGAAAATCCATAATTTGTCGCGGCCCCATGTCACGAAGATTGTCCACGAGTTGGGCAAGGCCGGGTACCTGGAAACAGTGCGGGGCCGTAACGGGGGCTTCAGGCTTGCCCGTGCAGCGGATGAAATTGTCATCGGTGAAGTGGTGCGGATTACCGAAGGCCCGCTGGAGCTTGTCGAGTGTTTCAACCCCGAAAAAAATACCTGCCCACTGATCGGTATATGTATTTTGTCGCGGAAGTTGCACGAAGCCACAGCTGCATTTCTGGCAGTCCTCGATGATCTCACAGTCGCTGATATTACTGCAAACCGTGGTCGGCTATTGGATCGCATCGCGCCCCTTGAGGTGCCAAGATTTGGGAATTCTGGCCAATGA
- a CDS encoding SDR family NAD(P)-dependent oxidoreductase: MADLDGRIALVTGSATGLGRSIAVKLAERGADVIINYSRSSKEAEEAADLCRDAGSQVEVVKANVADPEGCKALAEAAARRGRLDILVNNAGITRHARDHSDLDALSKADFMDTYEVNVVGPYLMLQATKSLLVAAHETTKRASTVLNTSSIAGIKGIGSSVAYAATKGALNTMTLSLARALAPAIRVNAICPGFIATRWFKDAMDEDAFEQTVQAVEAKCALGVASGPDDIADAALFFLSDASRHVTGELLLVDAGMHLNR; the protein is encoded by the coding sequence ATGGCCGATCTCGATGGACGTATTGCCTTGGTCACCGGTTCGGCCACAGGCCTTGGCCGCTCGATCGCAGTAAAACTCGCAGAGCGTGGTGCAGATGTAATCATCAACTACTCGCGTTCGTCTAAAGAAGCAGAAGAAGCTGCCGATCTGTGCAGGGATGCCGGATCCCAAGTCGAAGTCGTGAAGGCGAATGTTGCTGATCCTGAGGGCTGCAAGGCATTGGCAGAAGCGGCAGCGCGAAGGGGGCGTCTGGATATTTTAGTCAACAACGCCGGAATTACCCGCCATGCGCGCGATCACTCCGATCTGGACGCCCTATCAAAGGCTGATTTCATGGACACGTACGAAGTCAATGTGGTCGGCCCTTATTTGATGCTGCAAGCCACCAAGTCACTTCTTGTGGCGGCGCATGAAACGACAAAACGTGCCAGCACCGTCCTGAACACATCCTCCATCGCGGGCATCAAGGGGATCGGGTCTTCCGTTGCTTATGCGGCGACCAAAGGTGCATTGAACACAATGACCCTATCGCTGGCGCGCGCCCTCGCTCCGGCCATTCGCGTCAACGCCATCTGCCCTGGTTTTATCGCTACGCGCTGGTTCAAAGATGCGATGGATGAAGACGCGTTCGAGCAGACGGTTCAGGCTGTCGAGGCTAAATGCGCATTGGGTGTTGCATCAGGACCGGATGATATTGCGGATGCAGCTCTTTTTTTCCTGTCTGACGCATCACGGCATGTGACGGGTGAGCTGTTGTTGGTCGATGCCGGGATGCATCTCAATCGCTAA
- a CDS encoding malate/lactate/ureidoglycolate dehydrogenase yields the protein MNISADDLTKIAESILAAASGNVAKAEKVAKRLVDANLTGHDSHGVGMIPAYVDGILAQQLHPDADAKIVEDKGPFLLVDGQYGFGHIVAEQAMNHAIERAKSNHFAVLSLRNSFHLGRLGDWGAMAAEAGFICILYANVQSPRPIVAPFGGSDARFVTNPYCTAIPATEKTPMFLLDMATSTIAMGKARVANLSGNEVPDGALIDAKGNPTNDPSVMFDDRGGSLTTFGQHKGFGLALLGDILGGSFSGGGAYLPEREIPASITNNMLAILIDPDVFGMAEAFGVDMDRYAQWVKSSPPAPGVDAVQFPGDPERKTAQTRRANGIPLDAGTMAQLSQAAVKANVPLAQMGALTDHE from the coding sequence ATGAACATATCTGCCGACGACTTGACCAAGATCGCTGAATCCATTCTCGCTGCGGCCAGCGGGAATGTGGCGAAAGCCGAAAAAGTTGCCAAACGCCTCGTTGATGCCAACCTTACCGGCCACGACAGCCACGGCGTGGGGATGATTCCCGCCTATGTTGACGGGATACTGGCACAGCAATTGCATCCGGATGCTGACGCGAAAATTGTCGAGGATAAGGGGCCATTTCTGCTGGTGGACGGTCAGTATGGCTTTGGCCACATTGTCGCCGAACAGGCCATGAACCATGCAATCGAGCGGGCAAAAAGCAATCACTTTGCCGTTCTCTCGCTGCGCAACAGCTTTCATCTGGGGCGTTTGGGAGATTGGGGTGCAATGGCGGCGGAGGCAGGATTTATCTGTATCCTTTACGCAAATGTGCAATCCCCGCGGCCTATTGTTGCCCCCTTTGGCGGTAGTGATGCGCGGTTCGTGACAAACCCCTACTGCACAGCAATTCCAGCGACTGAAAAGACCCCTATGTTCTTGTTGGACATGGCCACCAGTACAATTGCGATGGGGAAGGCGAGGGTGGCGAACCTGAGCGGTAATGAGGTGCCGGACGGCGCGTTGATCGATGCCAAAGGCAATCCAACCAATGACCCATCCGTAATGTTCGATGACAGGGGCGGGTCCCTGACAACGTTTGGCCAGCACAAGGGCTTCGGGCTGGCGCTTCTGGGGGATATTCTGGGCGGATCGTTCAGCGGAGGAGGGGCTTACCTCCCGGAGCGCGAAATTCCCGCCAGCATCACAAACAATATGTTGGCAATTCTGATCGACCCTGATGTTTTTGGTATGGCTGAAGCCTTCGGTGTCGACATGGACCGCTATGCACAGTGGGTCAAATCATCCCCACCGGCACCCGGTGTGGACGCGGTTCAATTCCCCGGTGATCCTGAACGAAAAACCGCACAAACACGACGTGCCAACGGAATCCCCCTTGATGCGGGAACAATGGCGCAACTATCCCAAGCAGCAGTCAAAGCGAACGTGCCTTTAGCACAGATGGGTGCGCTGACGGATCATGAGTAA